The Nocardioides humi genome includes a region encoding these proteins:
- a CDS encoding aldo/keto reductase encodes MTNPTRTLGTTSPLTVSALGLGCMGMSDFYGTPDEAGGIATIHRALDLGVTFLDTADMYGPFTNEQLVGKAIAGRRDEVQLATKFGIDRAPDGTRRGVNGSPEYVRAACDASLQRLGVDHVDLYYQHRVDPSVPIEETVGAMKELVEAGKVRHLGLSEASAETIRRAHAVHPITALQTEYSLFTRDLEDTILPTLRELGIGLVPYSPLGRGILTGTVGAEGFGSDDSRGSAYFPRFQGDNLATNLGLVDQIRALADRHGCTPGQLALAWVLAQGDDVVPIPGTKRVAYLEENAAARDIALSAEDLAALDAAVPRDAVAGDRYGDMSSIDA; translated from the coding sequence ATGACCAACCCGACCCGCACCCTCGGTACGACGTCCCCGCTGACCGTCTCCGCCCTCGGCCTCGGCTGCATGGGCATGTCCGACTTCTACGGCACCCCCGACGAGGCCGGCGGCATCGCGACCATCCACCGCGCGCTCGATCTCGGCGTCACCTTCCTCGACACCGCCGACATGTACGGCCCCTTCACCAACGAGCAGCTCGTCGGGAAGGCGATCGCCGGACGCCGCGACGAGGTCCAGCTCGCGACCAAGTTCGGCATCGACCGGGCGCCGGACGGCACCCGGCGCGGGGTCAACGGCAGCCCGGAGTACGTCCGCGCGGCGTGCGACGCCTCCCTGCAGCGGCTCGGCGTGGACCACGTCGACCTCTACTACCAGCACCGCGTCGACCCGTCGGTGCCGATCGAGGAGACGGTCGGCGCGATGAAGGAGCTCGTCGAGGCCGGCAAGGTCCGCCACCTCGGCCTGTCCGAGGCATCGGCGGAGACCATCCGCCGCGCGCACGCCGTGCACCCGATCACCGCGCTGCAGACGGAGTACTCCCTGTTCACCCGCGACCTCGAGGACACCATCCTGCCGACCCTGCGCGAGCTCGGCATCGGCCTGGTCCCCTACTCCCCGCTGGGCCGCGGCATCCTCACCGGCACCGTCGGCGCCGAGGGCTTCGGCTCGGACGACAGCCGCGGGTCGGCGTACTTCCCGCGGTTCCAGGGCGACAACCTGGCCACGAACCTGGGCCTGGTCGACCAGATCCGCGCGCTCGCCGACCGGCACGGCTGCACGCCGGGCCAGCTCGCCCTCGCCTGGGTGCTCGCCCAGGGCGACGACGTGGTGCCGATCCCGGGCACCAAGCGGGTCGCCTACCTCGAGGAGAACGCCGCCGCGCGCGACATCGCGCTCAGCGCCGAGGACCTCGCCGCGCTCGACGCGGCGGTGCCGCGCGACGCCGTCGCCGGGGACCGGTACGGCGACATGAGCTCCATCGACGCCTGA
- a CDS encoding MerR family transcriptional regulator — MPSTGHTIAEAADTLGLTADTLRYYERDGLLLRPVPRSASGHRRYAEPDLRWIELVTRLRATGMPIRDVRRYADLVRSGDGNEAERLGLLRAHREEVLRQLAEVTAHLGAIDHKIDIYEDRLYGPAERSA; from the coding sequence ATGCCGAGCACCGGACACACCATCGCCGAGGCCGCCGACACGCTGGGCCTGACGGCCGACACCCTGCGCTACTACGAGCGGGACGGGCTGCTCCTGCGCCCGGTCCCCCGCTCCGCCAGCGGCCACCGTCGCTACGCCGAGCCCGACCTGCGCTGGATCGAGCTGGTCACCCGGCTGCGCGCGACGGGCATGCCGATCCGCGACGTCCGCCGGTACGCCGACCTGGTCCGATCCGGCGACGGCAACGAGGCCGAGCGGCTGGGCCTGCTCCGCGCGCACCGCGAGGAGGTGCTGCGCCAGCTCGCCGAGGTGACGGCGCACCTCGGGGCGATCGACCACAAGATCGACATCTACGAGGACCGTCTGTACGGGCCGGCCGAGCGCAGCGCTTGA
- a CDS encoding SRPBCC family protein — MLRSFTFTDSWAVAAPPAAVAEVLTDLESYPRWWPQVRAVARLGPDTAWVCCRSTLPYTLDLVLDAVSRTPPVVEVAVSGDLDGFARFTLVPAGEGTRLDFRQEVSVRGALALASYVVRPVLVWNHARMMAGCRAGLAGEVGGRQAAR; from the coding sequence GTGCTCCGGTCGTTCACGTTCACCGACTCGTGGGCGGTCGCGGCGCCGCCGGCCGCCGTGGCGGAGGTGCTCACCGATCTGGAGAGCTACCCGCGCTGGTGGCCGCAGGTGCGCGCCGTCGCGAGACTCGGACCCGACACGGCCTGGGTGTGCTGCCGCTCGACGCTGCCCTACACGCTCGACCTCGTCCTCGACGCCGTCAGCCGGACGCCTCCCGTCGTCGAGGTGGCGGTCAGCGGCGATCTCGACGGGTTCGCGCGGTTCACGCTCGTGCCCGCCGGCGAGGGGACCCGGCTCGACTTCCGCCAGGAGGTGTCGGTGCGGGGCGCGCTCGCCCTGGCGTCGTACGTCGTGCGTCCGGTGCTGGTCTGGAACCACGCCCGGATGATGGCGGGCTGCCGCGCCGGCCTCGCGGGGGAGGTCGGCGGGCGTCAGGCGGCGCGGTAG
- a CDS encoding heme oxygenase (biliverdin-producing): MSVATTVRDEDLTLSTAMREGSRAEHEAAEGSTFMSELLEGKLTTEAYADLLLRLRRVYAALEDVVAAHQADPIVAAVHDAALDRLAAIDADLAHWAPGVDPESIDSPAATAYVERIRAGAAWGGLLVAHHYTRYLGDLSGGQVIGRVLQRTFDLPEGTGVSFYDFPAIPKPKPYKDGYRARLDALDLTPEEVARIVDEVRAVFSLNQALFDELGGQIERYRAA, encoded by the coding sequence ATGTCCGTCGCCACCACCGTCCGCGACGAGGACCTGACCCTCTCCACGGCCATGCGCGAGGGCTCGCGCGCCGAGCACGAGGCGGCCGAGGGGTCGACGTTCATGTCCGAGCTGCTCGAGGGCAAGCTCACCACCGAGGCGTACGCCGACCTGCTGCTCCGCCTGCGCCGCGTCTACGCCGCGCTGGAGGACGTCGTCGCCGCCCACCAGGCCGACCCGATCGTCGCCGCCGTCCACGACGCCGCGCTGGACCGGCTCGCCGCCATCGACGCCGACCTCGCCCACTGGGCCCCCGGCGTCGACCCGGAGAGCATCGACTCCCCCGCCGCGACGGCGTACGTCGAGCGGATCCGCGCCGGCGCCGCGTGGGGCGGCCTGCTCGTCGCGCACCACTACACGCGCTACCTCGGCGACCTCTCCGGCGGCCAGGTGATCGGCCGGGTCCTGCAGCGCACGTTCGACCTGCCCGAGGGCACCGGCGTGAGCTTCTACGACTTCCCCGCGATCCCGAAGCCGAAGCCCTACAAGGACGGCTACCGCGCCCGCCTCGACGCGCTCGACCTCACCCCCGAGGAGGTCGCCCGGATCGTCGACGAGGTGCGTGCGGTGTTCAGCCTCAACCAGGCCCTGTTCGACGAGCTCGGCGGCCAGATCGAGCGCTACCGCGCCGCCTGA
- a CDS encoding TetR/AcrR family transcriptional regulator, translating to MPKIAAETVPAHRDLVRRRIFDAFATLMDERSFDAITMAQIAARADIGRTAIYHHFRDKEAVVVAFATEETQHYLADLRRDLDLVPDPVAKIRVYLRHQLQAGQQFHTGMGGILYHLLSEEAMEKIHDHVAAVEEVLSEILDEGIAEGAFRVSDRKSAISLLHAALATRQLPVASVEEFVLRGLGHMG from the coding sequence GTGCCGAAGATCGCCGCTGAGACCGTCCCCGCCCACCGTGACCTGGTCCGGCGGAGGATCTTCGACGCCTTCGCGACGCTGATGGACGAGCGCAGCTTCGACGCGATCACCATGGCGCAGATCGCCGCTCGCGCCGACATCGGGCGGACCGCGATCTACCACCACTTCCGCGACAAGGAGGCGGTCGTGGTCGCCTTCGCCACGGAGGAGACCCAGCACTACCTCGCGGACCTGCGCCGCGACCTCGACCTGGTGCCCGACCCGGTGGCGAAGATCCGGGTCTACCTGCGCCACCAGCTGCAGGCGGGCCAGCAGTTCCACACCGGGATGGGCGGGATCCTCTACCACCTCCTCTCCGAGGAGGCGATGGAGAAGATCCACGACCACGTCGCGGCGGTCGAGGAGGTGCTCTCCGAGATCCTCGACGAGGGCATCGCCGAGGGCGCCTTCCGGGTCTCGGACCGCAAGTCCGCGATCTCCCTCCTGCACGCCGCGCTGGCGACCCGCCAGCTGCCTGTCGCCTCGGTCGAGGAGTTCGTGCTCCGCGGCCTCGGCCACATGGGCTGA
- a CDS encoding PT domain-containing protein, which produces MISASTRTRVAAILLAVCCAVLGAGALLSAATAAEGTDTAGVVPADESTTTTATADPSDDPTDDPSDDPTDDPTDDPTDDPTDDPTDQPTDEPDDGPFTVSDAVFRWGVNDESNNNAFAPGTYNFLSAGTAPDPGSGGQTIDDNGRWRSTGATAWLAQSGNVRIEKIDSSGAALPATFAGLKTGPDGEPLGGTGVAIFSSHNVVITGGTGQVDPAAGTATISWTGSFTVFYYSGMSFFSVANPVLTVTPTSATITATASGFASSMEDMTKWQPVAPTPVTLADLQGVGTAELGAAKGFTAVAKYLGVTYDAPANGTAQVRTGDAWGAFPNDPPTSYLAFMEKVGSAAYWYSSGGSSDKFKVPKRISISWDSRSPSRPRRRWSTPAPRPSSRRTRPARSRRPPSRPRRPSPSPSPPARPCPRSRSPPLPPRVRRTSPQAPRATSRRSPMPSRPPHLR; this is translated from the coding sequence ATGATCTCCGCCTCCACCCGGACCCGGGTCGCCGCGATCCTGCTGGCCGTGTGCTGCGCCGTCCTCGGCGCCGGCGCGCTGCTCTCGGCGGCGACCGCCGCCGAGGGGACCGACACCGCCGGCGTCGTACCCGCGGACGAGAGCACGACCACCACGGCGACGGCGGATCCGAGCGACGACCCGACGGACGACCCCAGCGACGATCCCACGGACGATCCCACGGACGACCCGACGGACGACCCGACGGACGACCCGACGGATCAGCCCACCGACGAGCCGGACGACGGTCCGTTCACGGTGTCCGACGCGGTCTTCCGCTGGGGCGTCAACGACGAGAGCAACAACAACGCCTTCGCCCCGGGCACCTACAACTTCCTCTCTGCGGGCACCGCACCCGACCCCGGCAGCGGGGGCCAGACGATCGACGACAACGGCAGGTGGCGCAGCACCGGCGCCACCGCGTGGCTGGCGCAGAGCGGCAACGTGCGGATCGAGAAGATCGACTCCTCCGGCGCCGCCCTCCCGGCCACCTTCGCCGGTCTGAAGACCGGCCCCGACGGTGAGCCGCTCGGCGGCACCGGCGTCGCGATCTTCAGCAGCCACAACGTGGTCATCACCGGCGGCACCGGCCAGGTCGATCCCGCAGCGGGCACCGCGACGATCTCGTGGACCGGGTCGTTCACCGTCTTCTACTACTCCGGCATGTCGTTCTTCAGCGTTGCCAACCCGGTCCTGACCGTGACGCCGACCTCGGCGACCATCACCGCCACGGCCTCCGGGTTCGCCAGCTCGATGGAGGACATGACCAAGTGGCAGCCCGTTGCTCCCACGCCGGTGACCCTCGCCGACCTGCAAGGCGTCGGCACCGCCGAGCTCGGGGCGGCGAAGGGCTTCACCGCCGTCGCGAAGTATCTCGGCGTCACCTACGACGCCCCTGCGAACGGCACCGCGCAGGTCCGCACCGGCGACGCCTGGGGCGCCTTCCCGAACGATCCCCCGACGTCGTATCTCGCGTTCATGGAGAAGGTCGGCTCGGCGGCGTACTGGTACTCCTCGGGCGGCAGCAGCGACAAGTTCAAGGTCCCCAAGCGGATCAGCATCAGCTGGGACTCCCGGTCCCCCTCGCGCCCGAGACGCCGGTGGTCAACCCCGGCGCCACGACCAAGCAGCCGAAGAACAAGGCCGGCAAGGAGCCGCCGGCCACCCAGCCGGCCGCGCCGTCCTTCCCCGTCGCCCAGCCCGCCGGCCCGGCCCTGCCCACGCAGCCGTTCGCCGCCGCTGCCGCCGCGGGTGCGCCGGACCTCGCCACAGGCCCCGCGCGCTACGAGCCGCCGGTCGCCTATGCCCTCACGTCCTCCCCACCTCAGGTGA